Proteins encoded together in one Candidatus Sulfotelmatobacter sp. window:
- a CDS encoding UDP-glucose--hexose-1-phosphate uridylyltransferase, whose amino-acid sequence MKLNEDPHRRLNALTNEWVLVSPHRATRPWQGEVAAVPSASEPAYDPSCYLCPGNTRAGGIQNPAYATTFVFENDFAALKPNVAAARLDVDAKGLLVAESEPGVCRVICFSPRHDLTLATMGLAEIEQVVRTWMGQFRELGGRAEINHVQIFENRGAMMGASNPHPHCQIWATASIPEQPAKELIAQRKYFDAHQRCLLCDYVALEAAQRVRLVCANDGFIVLVPFWAVWPFEILVCSRRHFGSMNELTDDEARSLSQILQRVSSTYDKVFGVPFPYSMGFHQLPTDDAQHPEWHFHAHYYPPLLRSATIRKFMVGFEMLGTPQRDITPEIAAARLRELGGS is encoded by the coding sequence TTGAAACTCAACGAAGATCCGCACCGGCGACTGAATGCCCTGACCAACGAGTGGGTGCTGGTCTCTCCGCATCGCGCGACGCGGCCTTGGCAGGGAGAAGTGGCCGCCGTGCCCTCGGCTTCGGAGCCGGCTTACGATCCCAGTTGTTATCTTTGTCCGGGCAACACGCGCGCGGGAGGAATTCAAAATCCGGCGTATGCGACGACTTTTGTTTTTGAGAACGACTTCGCGGCTTTGAAGCCGAACGTGGCGGCGGCGCGTCTCGACGTCGATGCGAAGGGATTGTTGGTGGCCGAGTCCGAGCCGGGAGTCTGCCGCGTGATCTGCTTCTCGCCGCGCCACGATCTGACTCTCGCGACCATGGGACTCGCGGAGATTGAACAAGTCGTGCGCACGTGGATGGGGCAATTCCGCGAGTTGGGCGGACGGGCCGAGATCAATCATGTGCAGATTTTCGAGAATCGCGGGGCGATGATGGGGGCGAGCAATCCGCATCCGCACTGCCAGATCTGGGCGACGGCTTCCATCCCCGAACAGCCTGCAAAAGAATTGATTGCGCAACGAAAATATTTCGATGCCCACCAGCGATGCCTGCTCTGCGACTACGTCGCGCTGGAAGCGGCGCAGCGGGTGCGCCTGGTTTGCGCGAATGACGGCTTCATTGTGCTGGTGCCGTTCTGGGCGGTGTGGCCGTTCGAAATTCTCGTATGCAGCCGGCGACATTTTGGCAGCATGAACGAGCTCACGGACGATGAGGCGCGTTCGCTGAGCCAGATTCTGCAACGCGTTTCTTCCACGTACGACAAAGTTTTCGGCGTTCCCTTTCCTTACTCGATGGGCTTTCATCAGTTGCCGACCGATGATGCCCAACATCCTGAGTGGCATTTTCATGCACATTACTATCCGCCGTTGTTGCGGTCGGCAACGATTCGCAAGTTCATGGTCGGCTTTGAAATGCTGGGCACTCCGCAGCGCGACATCACGCCGGAGATTGCCGCTGCGCGACTGCGGGAGTTGGGTGGAAGTTGA